From Rhizophagus irregularis chromosome 9, complete sequence, the proteins below share one genomic window:
- a CDS encoding uncharacterized protein (SECRETED:cutsite_VTA-QE; SECRETED:prob_0.9581); SECRETED:SignalP(1-30), translated as MFSISKIKLYMLVWLVCITIIFINITPVTAQENKGSSSCIPCDVVPTCPPCGKDSKCTLSLRTCFQCPQASCSKSSSDLVDNNNNSNNQGNKILLPAVIGGILGVGFLTAIGYVSFVRRRKARNNRGIKLDSNEEMTSLNGENVIPIAYIPSTTPTTPTTPIPEPSYLRIRVSNVSAGTTPLASPLPRNLLDEQLIDITDDDDTAPDIGTILQATKTSPAASTATLVTATRAKPALVRLNTIKQATNKEMSSTQSTRSENSIPSTPKTPMKNTFLYAPSISSVPSSPTSLRIGGDSDTEQMMPHIDIERPSAESFRVTNPNQNTTSQNQNLNSAALDPIEGRQSFGLFGSDEVYSNDPSSPQLHRESIISSSSSNGRSTMFSDDGDGEIMIFWGGNTPSFVNVAGGEVKEPGNNVDSTKKGQNEEIKTKESI; from the exons atgttttcaatatcaaaaataaaattgtatatgcTCGTTTGGTTAGTGtgtataacaataatattcataaatataaCGCCGGTAACAGCACAAG AAAATAAAGGTAGTTCGTCATGTATACCATGTGATGTCGTTCCAACATGTCCTCCATGCGGTAAAGATTCAAAATGTACTCTATCATTAAGAACATGTTTTCAATGTCCACAAGCAAGTTGTTCCAAATCATCATCAGACTTAGTggacaataataataacagcAATAAccaaggaaataaaattttattgccaGCGGTTATTGGTGGTATTCTTGGGGTTGGTTTTTTGACAGCAATAGGCTATGTCTCCTTTGTACGGAGACGAAAAGCTCGAAATAATAGGGGTATTAAATTAGATAGTAACGAAGAAATGACGTCATTGAATGGAGAAAATGTCATTCCAATTGCATATATTCCATCAACTACTCCAACGACACCAACCACTCCTATACCGGAACCATCATATCTAAGAATACGAGTTTCTAATGTTAGCGCTGGAACCACACCGTTAGCCAGTCCCTTACCTCGTAATCTACTCGATGAACAATTAATTGATATtacagatgatgatgatacagCTCCTGATATTGGTACAATATTGCAAGCGACAAAAACATCACCTGCAGCTTCTACAGCTACTCTTGTGACAGCAACACGCGCCAAACCAGCACTTGTTCGGCTTAATACTATAAAACAAgcaacaaataaagaaatgagTTCTACTCAATCTACGAGAAGTGAAAATAGCATTCCTAGTACCCCAAAGACACCTATGAAGAATACTTTCTTATACGCTCCTTCAATATCATCAGTACCAAGCAGTCCAACTTCCTTAAGAATTGGTGGTGATTCCGATACTGAACAAATGATGCCTCATATAGATATAGAAAGACCATCAGCGGAATCTTTTCGTGTTACAAATCCAAATCAAAACACGACGtcacaaaatcaaaatttaaattcggCTGCATTAGATCCAATAGAAGGTCGACAATCATTTGGATTATTTGGTAGTGATGAAGTATATAGTAACGATCCATCATCACCTCAATTACATAGAGAGAGTATAATAAGTTCTTCGAGCTCAAACGGTAGAAGTACAATGTTTTCAGATGATGGAGATGGTGAGATCATGATCTTTTGGGGAGGAAATACACCATCTTTTGTAAATGTAGCAGGAGGGGAAGTTAAAGAACCTGGAAATAACGTAGATTCAACTAAAAAAGGCCAGAATGAGGAAATAAAAACGAAGGaatccatataa